A stretch of Vigna angularis cultivar LongXiaoDou No.4 chromosome 4, ASM1680809v1, whole genome shotgun sequence DNA encodes these proteins:
- the LOC108331069 gene encoding B3 domain-containing protein Os01g0905400 isoform X1, whose protein sequence is MGGEEQGVSVCAACTHNCLLFHQPKQTSPTSFFKFITRQDYLTTLCIPPAFSGIVASMVNKKINLNDSTGQQWKVKVSEVNGSFVFGEGWSRFSSGHGLKVGYLLVLNYIKDLHFDVKIYDTSACEKLGLPEKRNQKKRSRGKIGSPVRDGILVRQELDAPRQCSKVDLVVPQKAKESGQHVLILDHSEEDPCRSKSLEFDQSHEDDGTMKSQNGDLIVSNVDYESNIVEKDAMICSKDTMFEGVLSTEVALDISELRIYGRSASLEADTYTYDKTFNSKIEENKAILSNREAQECQFSKALGKMKKFPVDMTPNLDSSMDEFHLTGEVSKKLKKELVTLNEMEATGLPKEINGLLNSDIFNEDNASHFKPTQLSCVVPHDNVFLELPSCLPLIRKVKVDQQRKMLVFLRDPLRRLWPVYYHEKPHLKLLAHGWLNFSRANNIQPKDECIFEAEVDPECKSKRILSVQIVHNK, encoded by the exons TGTATTCCTCCTGCTTTTAGTGGTATTGTGGCCAGCATGGTTAATAAGAAAATCAATCTCAATGATTCAACTGGGCAGCAGTGGAAGGTTAAAGTATCAGAAGTTAATGGTTCATTTGTTTTTGGGGAGGGATGGAGTCGTTTTTCATCAGGTCATGGGCTTAAAGTTGGCTATCTTTTGGTACTCAATTACATTAAGGATTTGCACTTTGATGTCAAGATCTATGATACTTCTGCCTGTGAAAAGCTTGGTCTTCCTGAAAAAAGAAATCAGAAGAAAAGAAGTAGGGGCAAAATTGGCTCACCAGTTAGAGATGGTATCTTGGTCAGACAAGAACTCGATGCGCCAAGGCAGTGCAGCAAGGTTGACTTAGTAGTACCACAAAAAGCTAAAGAGAGTGGCCAACATGTGCTCATACTAGATCACAGTGAAGAAGACCCATGTCGTTCAAAAAGCCTAGAATTTGACCAGAGCCATGAGGATGATGGGACCATGAAAAGTCAGAACGGAGATTTAATAGTTTCTAATGTTGATTATGAATCCAATATCGTTGAAAAGGATGCAATGATATGCAgtaaggatactatgtttgaaGGGGTGTTGagtactgaagttgccttggaTATATCTGAACTTCGAATATATGGAAGAAGTGCTTCTCTAGAGGCAGACACATATACATATGACAAGACTTTTAATTCGAAAATTGAAGAGAACAAAGCCATCTTGTCCAACAGGGAAGCTCAAGAGTGCCAATTTTCCAAGGCCTTAG gtaaaatgaagaaatttccTGTGGACATGACTCCCAACTTGGACAGCTCCATGGATGAATTTCATTTAacag GTGAAGTGTCTAAAAAGTTGAAGAAAGAGCTTGTAACTCTCAATGAAATGGAAGCAACAG GATTGCCCAAGGAAATCAACGGACTGTTGAACTCTGACATATTTAATGAAGATAATGCGAGTCACTTTAAACCTACACAGCTCTCCTGTGTGGTTCCTCATGATAACGTTTTCCTT GAATTGCCCTCATGCCTGCCTTTGATTCGCAAGGTAAAGGTAGATCAGCAAAGGAAGATGTTAGTATTTCTTCGGGATCCACTGAGGAGATTGTGGCCGGTGTATTATCATGAAAAACCACATTTGAAATTACTGGCACATGGATGGTTAAATTTTAGCAGAGCTAATAACATTCAGCCAAAAGATGAGTGTATTTTTGAGGCTGAGGTTGATCCTGAGTGCAAGTCTAAACGTATCTTATCTGTTCAGATAGTCCACAACAAGTGA